In a single window of the Salirhabdus salicampi genome:
- the mazG gene encoding nucleoside triphosphate pyrophosphohydrolase yields MSKQINVIGLGAGDIEQLPLGLYRELVKTNNLYLRTEKHPVIQSLKKEDISYQSFDYIYEQRDQFEDVYEQIVLQLLKELEHKSESIVYAVPGHPMLAEKTVQLLLKEERERNDLSVRVIGGQSYLDDLFTTLQIDPIEGFQFLDATSFNRGNVQYQSHVIFCQVYDQHVASEVKLTLMEDLPDDYEVFVVHAAGSEEEWVKKLPLYELDREVSLNNLISVYVPPADVNALHHQFDVLRNVVARLRGPNGCPWDRQQTHESLRQYLIEEAYEVVEAIDDEDDEALIEELGDVLLQVMLHGQIGEDVGYFSVDDIIRSVTEKMIRRHPHVFQDQSNVTTDEVMANWEKIKQQEKGGEKSRSFLEGIPRSFPALLYAYELQKKAGKVGFDWDEADPMFEKITEEIEEFKDAVTNKDTHDAEIELGDIFFALVNVARYYKINPEIALQQTNRKFERRFSYMENEIQKEGLEFQKLSLIELNRYWEKAKEFLRKSDG; encoded by the coding sequence ATGAGTAAACAGATAAACGTAATAGGACTAGGTGCTGGTGACATAGAGCAATTACCATTAGGACTCTATCGAGAGTTAGTAAAGACAAACAACCTGTATTTACGTACAGAAAAGCACCCTGTTATACAATCACTTAAGAAAGAAGACATTTCATATCAATCTTTTGATTATATTTATGAACAGAGGGATCAATTTGAAGATGTATATGAACAGATTGTTCTACAACTGTTAAAAGAACTAGAACATAAATCAGAGAGTATTGTGTATGCAGTTCCAGGTCATCCTATGCTTGCAGAGAAGACGGTACAATTGCTGCTAAAAGAAGAAAGGGAACGTAACGATCTGTCTGTTCGTGTTATTGGGGGCCAAAGCTATTTAGATGATTTATTCACTACATTGCAAATTGATCCAATAGAAGGTTTTCAATTCCTTGATGCAACTTCCTTTAACCGTGGAAACGTTCAGTATCAATCCCACGTAATCTTTTGCCAAGTATACGACCAGCATGTCGCTTCGGAGGTAAAGTTAACGTTAATGGAAGATTTGCCTGACGATTATGAAGTGTTCGTTGTTCATGCAGCCGGAAGTGAAGAAGAATGGGTAAAAAAGTTGCCTCTGTATGAACTTGATAGGGAAGTTTCACTAAACAACTTAATATCAGTGTATGTACCACCGGCAGATGTGAATGCGTTACATCACCAATTTGATGTGCTCCGTAATGTAGTAGCCCGCTTAAGGGGGCCGAATGGTTGCCCTTGGGATCGCCAACAAACTCATGAAAGCTTGCGACAATATTTAATAGAAGAGGCATATGAAGTGGTAGAAGCAATTGATGATGAAGATGACGAAGCTTTAATAGAGGAACTCGGTGATGTTTTACTACAAGTTATGCTTCATGGTCAAATTGGAGAGGATGTAGGCTACTTTTCGGTAGACGATATTATACGTTCGGTTACAGAGAAAATGATACGTCGCCATCCACATGTCTTTCAAGATCAGTCCAATGTTACAACAGATGAAGTAATGGCAAATTGGGAGAAGATAAAACAACAGGAAAAGGGTGGGGAGAAGTCCAGATCCTTTCTAGAAGGAATCCCGAGGTCGTTCCCTGCCCTGTTGTATGCTTATGAACTTCAAAAGAAAGCTGGGAAGGTAGGCTTTGATTGGGACGAGGCGGATCCTATGTTCGAAAAAATCACCGAGGAGATAGAGGAATTTAAAGATGCTGTCACGAATAAAGATACACACGATGCAGAGATTGAATTAGGAGATATTTTCTTTGCACTTGTCAATGTTGCTCGTTATTATAAAATAAACCCGGAAATAGCCCTGCAACAGACAAACAGAAAGTTTGAGAGAAGATTCAGTTATATGGAAAACGAAATTCAAAAAGAAGGACTTGAGTTTCAAAAATTGAGTCTGATAGAGCTGAATCGTTATTGGGAAAAAGCAAAAGAATTCTTGAGAAAGAGTGATGGCTAG
- a CDS encoding RNA-binding S4 domain-containing protein, whose amino-acid sequence MRLDKFLKISRLIKRRTMAKEVAEQGRIQINGNPAKASTKVSVGDELTIRLGQKWITISIQRITETVKKEEASTLYKVLKEEQVKQES is encoded by the coding sequence ATGCGACTCGATAAATTTTTAAAGATTTCCCGTTTAATTAAGCGGCGCACAATGGCAAAAGAAGTAGCGGAACAAGGGCGAATACAAATTAACGGTAACCCCGCTAAGGCATCGACAAAAGTATCAGTAGGCGATGAGCTTACAATCCGTTTAGGTCAAAAATGGATTACGATAAGTATTCAAAGAATAACGGAGACGGTCAAAAAAGAAGAGGCATCTACTTTATATAAAGTATTAAAGGAAGAACAAGTGAAACAAGAATCATAG
- the yabP gene encoding sporulation protein YabP — protein sequence MNYESNLNSSQREQEHRIKMVNRRSLEISGVKEVDSFDNEEFLMQTSMGYLVIRGENLHMKNLDVEQGIVSIKGRIYEISYIDDHQGEKAKGFFSKLFK from the coding sequence ATGAACTATGAGTCAAATTTAAATTCGTCACAACGGGAACAAGAACATCGTATAAAGATGGTTAATCGAAGAAGCTTAGAAATCTCCGGTGTAAAAGAAGTTGATAGTTTTGACAATGAAGAGTTTTTAATGCAAACATCGATGGGGTACTTGGTCATACGAGGAGAAAACTTGCATATGAAAAATTTAGATGTAGAGCAAGGAATAGTATCCATTAAGGGGCGAATATACGAAATCTCCTATATAGATGATCATCAAGGAGAGAAAGCTAAAGGATTCTTTAGCAAGCTCTTTAAATGA
- the yabQ gene encoding spore cortex biosynthesis protein YabQ has protein sequence MSLTVQFVTIVTMIGSGFYLGMAVETFYRFYNRKRYQQIFRYINEGLFWVLQGLILFYILYLVNYGEIRFYILLAVICGYAAYQSMFRTTFLKILEISIRWAATIYRFCKQLCNTFIFAPLRWMLMVLKSILLLLWGVVIWLIILPWRLIKRPIQVLGKLLWGMVPKIIKKYILSLWQYCSKMIYMVQKWYKSMLQKRR, from the coding sequence ATGAGTTTAACCGTACAATTTGTCACCATCGTTACGATGATTGGTAGCGGTTTTTACTTAGGAATGGCTGTTGAGACATTTTATCGCTTCTACAACCGGAAAAGATATCAGCAAATTTTTCGATATATAAACGAAGGACTGTTTTGGGTCCTTCAAGGATTAATACTTTTCTACATTTTATATTTAGTGAATTACGGAGAAATACGATTTTATATATTGCTGGCGGTAATATGTGGATATGCAGCTTATCAATCTATGTTTCGAACAACATTTTTAAAAATACTAGAAATCAGTATTCGTTGGGCCGCTACAATTTATCGTTTTTGTAAACAATTGTGTAATACCTTTATTTTTGCCCCGTTACGTTGGATGCTAATGGTTTTGAAATCTATCCTCCTTCTTTTGTGGGGAGTGGTCATATGGTTAATTATCCTTCCATGGCGTTTAATAAAAAGACCAATTCAAGTTTTAGGGAAACTACTTTGGGGTATGGTCCCAAAGATAATAAAAAAATATATTCTTTCCTTATGGCAATATTGTAGTAAAATGATATATATGGTTCAAAAATGGTACAAGTCAATGTTGCAAAAAAGGAGGTAA
- a CDS encoding FtsB family cell division protein, with product MESQQKRVTKINSSYVKEHHAYKERQLKKKKRLFRRLTFFAIILIAVFWSLTSYHMKQRALYEEKKEIYENLQAEMDKLQSEEKKLTEEIELLKDTDYVLQIARKDYFLSKEGEIIFKVPDEETSY from the coding sequence ATGGAATCTCAGCAAAAACGGGTAACCAAAATTAACTCAAGCTACGTAAAAGAACATCATGCATATAAGGAGCGGCAGTTAAAAAAGAAAAAAAGATTGTTTCGCCGGTTAACCTTTTTTGCGATTATCCTCATTGCTGTTTTTTGGTCATTAACTTCATACCATATGAAACAAAGAGCATTATATGAAGAAAAAAAGGAAATTTATGAAAATCTGCAAGCAGAAATGGATAAACTTCAATCAGAAGAGAAAAAATTAACTGAGGAAATCGAACTGTTGAAGGATACCGACTACGTTTTACAGATTGCCCGAAAAGATTATTTTCTTTCAAAAGAAGGAGAAATTATCTTCAAAGTACCAGATGAAGAGACGTCTTATTGA
- a CDS encoding S1 domain-containing RNA-binding protein: MSVEVGSKLQGKVTGITNFGAFVELPEGSTGLVHISEVADKYVKDINEHLTVGDQVEVKVINVEKDGKIGLSIKKAKENVQKKNQRPKKRGESFEQKMNRFLKESEDRLASLRKQTESKRGGRGARKG, encoded by the coding sequence ATGTCAGTTGAAGTAGGCAGCAAGTTGCAAGGCAAGGTAACCGGCATCACGAATTTTGGGGCTTTTGTAGAATTACCCGAGGGATCTACAGGATTAGTCCACATTAGTGAAGTAGCAGATAAATATGTAAAAGACATTAATGAACACTTAACAGTCGGTGACCAAGTCGAAGTCAAGGTTATTAATGTAGAGAAAGATGGAAAAATTGGACTTTCCATTAAAAAAGCAAAAGAAAACGTTCAGAAAAAAAACCAACGCCCAAAAAAGCGTGGGGAATCTTTCGAACAAAAAATGAATCGCTTCCTAAAGGAAAGCGAGGACCGTTTAGCGTCCTTAAGGAAACAAACAGAGTCCAAGCGTGGAGGTCGAGGCGCACGGAAGGGATAA